The Chryseobacterium suipulveris genome window below encodes:
- a CDS encoding T9SS type A sorting domain-containing protein, producing the protein MNGDKTFRIDSSALSVATDKKPDITIYPNPVSDILNLSEKADKIEVTDQSGRLLKMQKNCNSINVENLEWGMYYLKITNRQKTKLKKFIKK; encoded by the coding sequence ATGAATGGAGATAAGACCTTCCGTATAGATTCATCTGCTCTTTCGGTAGCGACTGATAAAAAACCTGATATTACAATTTATCCCAATCCCGTTTCCGACATCCTGAATCTTTCCGAAAAGGCAGACAAAATAGAAGTTACCGACCAAAGCGGAAGATTATTGAAAATGCAAAAGAATTGCAATTCAATAAATGTGGAGAACCTTGAATGGGGAATGTATTATCTCAAAATTACCAACAGACAAAAAACGAAACTCAAAAAATTCATTAAAAAATAA
- a CDS encoding RNA polymerase sigma factor: MSNEQDLIRKLKAKDNVALEFFYKENRSSFLRFSQQFNLEETEAKDIYQDAVIAVYENAQKGKLDNLEAKPSTYLFSVGKFMIFRRLKKKNTLYADGSLDKIMDLTDWDFDDGNNDTEILNLQEAFLKLGSQCKEVLRLFYYEEKNLDEILHILNYSSKDVLKSQKSRCLKKLKEILKTK, translated from the coding sequence ATGAGCAATGAGCAAGATCTCATCCGAAAACTAAAAGCAAAAGATAATGTTGCTCTGGAATTTTTTTATAAAGAAAACCGGTCTTCTTTTCTGCGGTTTTCCCAGCAGTTTAATTTGGAAGAGACGGAAGCGAAAGATATCTATCAGGATGCTGTGATTGCGGTATATGAAAATGCACAAAAAGGAAAGCTTGATAATCTGGAAGCAAAGCCCTCTACTTATCTTTTTTCTGTAGGAAAGTTTATGATTTTCCGGAGGCTGAAAAAGAAAAATACATTGTATGCAGACGGATCTCTTGATAAGATCATGGATCTTACAGATTGGGATTTTGATGATGGCAATAACGATACAGAGATCCTAAATCTGCAGGAAGCCTTTCTGAAATTGGGAAGTCAATGCAAAGAGGTTTTGAGATTGTTCTATTATGAAGAGAAAAATCTGGATGAAATTTTACATATCCTTAATTACAGTAGCAAAGATGTGCTGAAAAGTCAAAAATCCCGCTGTTTGAAAAAATTAAAAGAAATACTAAAAACAAAGTGA